In Nicotiana tabacum cultivar K326 chromosome 19, ASM71507v2, whole genome shotgun sequence, one DNA window encodes the following:
- the LOC107779783 gene encoding rust resistance kinase Lr10-like isoform X1, whose protein sequence is MSGGTMFLSVLTILIFLQLSDTPFAEQNQRCAPSSCGHIKNISYPFRLKNDPKHCGDEKYELSCEGNRPIFTIFIENWNGSLNYYVQAINYDNSTIRLVDPGENSRDVRCVDYTCKVYNFRFFKTLCVTQRHVLRVLASIIPWMLPIFGLSIVARIILFPCIFVFLMIELRRRHMSIFDAIESFLHSRNNFMPIRYPYSNIRKMTRNFKEKLGQGGYGSVYKGKLQSGPNVAVKILTKPKADGQDFINEVATIGRIHHVNVVQLIGYCAERSKRALVYDFMPNGSLDKYITSREGGTLLSWQRKSEIALGVARGIEYLHRGCDIQILHFDIKPHNILLDENFVPKISDFGLAKLYPTDNSIVTLTAARGTIGYVAPELINRSIGPISYKADVYSFGMLLIEIAGMKGNSAAREDMSSQYFPYWIYDQFDKEKEIEVLDETHDGEKKIIKKLTLVALWCIQMIPLDRPSMTKVVEMLEGELQTLQTPPRPSESLQPSSLEFNLSSSIGSTESMMLLGNCSDSAQVDVIIG, encoded by the exons ATGTCTGGAGGAACCATGTTTCTTTCAGTTCTTACAATTCTCATCTTCTTGCAGCTCTCTGACACCCCATTTGCTGAACAGAATCAGCGGTGTGCACCTTCTAGTTGTGGGCATATTAAGAACATCAGCTACCCCTTTCGATTGAAAAATGATCCAAAGCATTGTGGCGACGAAAAGTATGAATTGAGCTGTGAAGGGAATCGCCCCATATTCACGATATTTATAGAAAATTGGAATGGGTCTCTGAACTACTATGTGCAAGCCATCAATTATGATAACTCCACTATCCGCCTTGTAGATCCTG GTGAAAATTCAAGGGATGTTCGCTGTGTGGATTACACCTGCAAGGTTTACAATTTTAGATTCTTCAAAACCTTATGTG TTACTCAAAGACACGTTCTCCGCGTTCTTGCAA GCATCATCCCATGGATGCTTCCCATATTTG GGCTTAGCATTGTGGCAAGAATCATACTATTCCCATGCATATTTGTGTTTCTAATGATTGAATTACGAAGAAGGCATATGTCGATCTTTGATGCAATTGAAAGTTTCCTGCATAGTAGAAACAATTTCATGCCCATTCGATACCCCTATTCCAACATAAGGAAGATGACTAGGAATTTCAAAGAGAAACTAGGCCAAGGAGGTTATGGTTCAGTATATAAAGGCAAACTTCAAAGTGGTCCTAATGTTGCAGTGAAGATCTTGACCAAGCCCAAAGCTGATGGGCAAGACTTCATCAATGAGGTTGCCACAATCGGGAGGATTCATCATGTTAACGTGGTACAACTTATTGGCTATTGTGCTGAGAGATCTAAACGTGCCCTCGTATATGACTTCATGCCTAATGGATCACTTGACAAATACATCACATCCCGAGAAGGAGGAACTCTACTGAGCTGGCAAAGAAAGTCTGAAATCGCTCTTGGAGTTGCTCGAGGTATTGAATATTTGCATCGAGGTTGTGACATACAAATTCTACATTTTGACATCAAGCCGCATAACATACTCTTGGATGAGAATTTCGTTCCAAAAATTTCTGACTTTGGTCTGGCCAAATTATATCCAACTGATAACAGCATCGTTACTCTAACAGCAGCAAGGGGAACAATCGGATATGTAGCTCCAGAACTGATCAACAGAAGCATTGGTCCGATATCTTATAAGGCAGATGTTTATAGCTTTGGAATGTTACTGATTGAGATAGCAGGTATGAAAGGAAACTCGGCAGCAAGAGAGGATATGTCAAGCCAGTATTTCCCATATTGGATATATGATCAATTCGACAAGGAAAAGGAAATTGAAGTACTAGACGAGACACATGATGGTGAAAAGAAGATTATAAAGAAGTTGACTTTAGTTGCTTTGTGGTGCATACAAATGATTCCGCTTGATCGTCCCTCAATGACTAAAGTAGTGGAAATGCTTGAAGGTGAATTACAGACTTTGCAAACGCCTCCTAGGCCTTCTGAATCACTGCAGCCATCTTCGTTGGAATTCAATCTGAGTTCTTCAATAGGTTCAACTGAGTCTATGATGTTGCTCGGGAATTGTTCTGATTCTGCACAAGTAGATGTAATTATTGGTTGA
- the LOC107779783 gene encoding rust resistance kinase Lr10-like isoform X2: protein MSGGTMFLSVLTILIFLQLSDTPFAEQNQRCAPSSCGHIKNISYPFRLKNDPKHCGDEKYELSCEGNRPIFTIFIENWNGSLNYYVQAINYDNSTIRLVDPGENSRDVRCVDYTCKVYNFRFFKTLCVTQRHVLRVLASIIPWMLPIFGLSIVARIILFPCIFVFLMIELRRRHMSIFDAIESFLHSRNNFMPIRYPYSNIRKMTRNFKEKLGQGGYGSVYKGKLQSGPNVAVKILTKPKADGQDFINEVATIGRIHHVNVVQLIGYCAERSKRALVYDFMPNGSLDKYITSREGGTLLSWQRKSEIALGVARAARGTIGYVAPELINRSIGPISYKADVYSFGMLLIEIAGMKGNSAAREDMSSQYFPYWIYDQFDKEKEIEVLDETHDGEKKIIKKLTLVALWCIQMIPLDRPSMTKVVEMLEGELQTLQTPPRPSESLQPSSLEFNLSSSIGSTESMMLLGNCSDSAQVDVIIG, encoded by the exons ATGTCTGGAGGAACCATGTTTCTTTCAGTTCTTACAATTCTCATCTTCTTGCAGCTCTCTGACACCCCATTTGCTGAACAGAATCAGCGGTGTGCACCTTCTAGTTGTGGGCATATTAAGAACATCAGCTACCCCTTTCGATTGAAAAATGATCCAAAGCATTGTGGCGACGAAAAGTATGAATTGAGCTGTGAAGGGAATCGCCCCATATTCACGATATTTATAGAAAATTGGAATGGGTCTCTGAACTACTATGTGCAAGCCATCAATTATGATAACTCCACTATCCGCCTTGTAGATCCTG GTGAAAATTCAAGGGATGTTCGCTGTGTGGATTACACCTGCAAGGTTTACAATTTTAGATTCTTCAAAACCTTATGTG TTACTCAAAGACACGTTCTCCGCGTTCTTGCAA GCATCATCCCATGGATGCTTCCCATATTTG GGCTTAGCATTGTGGCAAGAATCATACTATTCCCATGCATATTTGTGTTTCTAATGATTGAATTACGAAGAAGGCATATGTCGATCTTTGATGCAATTGAAAGTTTCCTGCATAGTAGAAACAATTTCATGCCCATTCGATACCCCTATTCCAACATAAGGAAGATGACTAGGAATTTCAAAGAGAAACTAGGCCAAGGAGGTTATGGTTCAGTATATAAAGGCAAACTTCAAAGTGGTCCTAATGTTGCAGTGAAGATCTTGACCAAGCCCAAAGCTGATGGGCAAGACTTCATCAATGAGGTTGCCACAATCGGGAGGATTCATCATGTTAACGTGGTACAACTTATTGGCTATTGTGCTGAGAGATCTAAACGTGCCCTCGTATATGACTTCATGCCTAATGGATCACTTGACAAATACATCACATCCCGAGAAGGAGGAACTCTACTGAGCTGGCAAAGAAAGTCTGAAATCGCTCTTGGAGTTGCTCGAG CAGCAAGGGGAACAATCGGATATGTAGCTCCAGAACTGATCAACAGAAGCATTGGTCCGATATCTTATAAGGCAGATGTTTATAGCTTTGGAATGTTACTGATTGAGATAGCAGGTATGAAAGGAAACTCGGCAGCAAGAGAGGATATGTCAAGCCAGTATTTCCCATATTGGATATATGATCAATTCGACAAGGAAAAGGAAATTGAAGTACTAGACGAGACACATGATGGTGAAAAGAAGATTATAAAGAAGTTGACTTTAGTTGCTTTGTGGTGCATACAAATGATTCCGCTTGATCGTCCCTCAATGACTAAAGTAGTGGAAATGCTTGAAGGTGAATTACAGACTTTGCAAACGCCTCCTAGGCCTTCTGAATCACTGCAGCCATCTTCGTTGGAATTCAATCTGAGTTCTTCAATAGGTTCAACTGAGTCTATGATGTTGCTCGGGAATTGTTCTGATTCTGCACAAGTAGATGTAATTATTGGTTGA
- the LOC107779782 gene encoding rust resistance kinase Lr10-like: MTIFSLLHLLLINIVFFAMAGKGAYDCKESRCGSDGPSLHFPFRLQHQPEYCGYPGFELFCDSKNKTILTLSNSVRLSVEIIDYMSQQIRLYDPERCLILTLVHLNLSTSPFFFTVEPYLRLADYSVFKCSGITADYQTQQPCASDKAIFAIDSSSYLYYLPPTTCKKILEIPSVPYEIVYNYLQLRWSNPECRYCEGLGKDCGFKNYTKQLRTQCLDRPYTTKAGTLKKPLIAGGVLGLILLGIIMLALYEFYSSSKIERENQARVENFLEDYRALRPTRYTYADLKKVTNLFQERLGEGAYGVVYKGTLSNEIHVAVKVLNDSIGNGEEFINEVAAMGKIHHFNVVRLVGYCADGFRNALVYEYLPNQTLEKLIFPASSKDHIILNWKKLQNIAMGIAKGLEYLHQGCDQQILHFDIKPQNILLDRNLNPKISDFGLAKLCSKEKSVVTMTEARGTMGYIAPEVLSSNFGKASHKSDVYSFGMMLFEMVGGRKNFDAKANTSQMNFPEWIHQQLNQGEVLKIRIEEDDDIIIVRKLAIIGLWCIQWNATDRPSIKVVTQMVEGDGSNLTIPPPFTARYTTHVGAGLTECPSREEWSEISELE; this comes from the exons ATGACCATCTTTTCCCTCTTGCACTTACTTCTCATCAACATAGTATTTTTTGCTATGGCCGGTAAAGGAGCATATGATTGCAAAGAGTCCAGGTGTGGAAGTGATGGCCCTAGCCTTCATTTTCCCTTCAGGCTTCAACATCAGCCCGAATATTGTGGCTATCCTGGCTTCGAGTTATTTTGTGACAGCAAAAACAAAACTATACTCACCCTTTCCAATTCAGTTAGACTATCTGTTGAAATAATTGATTATATGTCTCAGCAGATTCGCCTTTATGATCCTGAACGTTGTCTTATTCTTACGCTAGTCCACCTTAATTTATCAACATCTCCTTTCTTTTTCACTGTTGAACCCTATCTTAGGTTAGCTGACTATTCAGTTTTCAAATGTTCTGGTATCACAGCAGATTATCAGACCCAACAACCTTGTGCCTCTGACAAAGCAATATTTGCTATCGACTCCTCAAGTTATTTGTATTATCTCCCCCCTACAACTTGCAAAAAGATTCTCGAAATTCCATCAGTTCCCTATGAAATAGTTTACAATtaccttcaactccgttggtcaAATCCGGAGTGTAGATACTGTGAAGGTCTTGGTAAGGATTGTGGCTTCAAGAACTATACCAAGCAACTGAGAACTCAGTGTCTCGACCGACCATACACTACAAAAG CTGGTACATTAAAGAAACCACTGATTGCAG GTGGAGTTCTAGGTCTTATTCTTTTGGGAATTATTATGTTGGCACTCTATGAGTTTTATAGCTCAAGCAAAATAGAAAGAGAGAATCAAGCGAGagttgaaaattttctggaagacTACAGAGCTCTCAGGCCTACTAGATATACTTACGCAGATCTTAAGAAGGTAACAAATCTGTTTCAGGAAAGATTGGGAGAGGGAGCTTACGGGGTTGTTTATAAAGGAACACTTTCTAATGAAATTCATGTTGCTGTCAAAGTGCTAAATGACTCCATAGGAAATGGGGAAGAATTTATTAATGAAGTTGCAGCAATGGGAAAAATCCACCACTTCAATGTGGTTCGCCTAGTTGGCTATTGTGCTGATGGATTCAGAAACGCTCTCGTGTATGAATATTTGCCAAATCAGACGcttgaaaaactcatttttccaGCAAGTTCCAAAGATCACATTATCCTTAATTGGAAGAAGCTTCAAAATATTGCTATGGGTATAGCGAAAGGACTGGAGTATCTTCATCAAGGATGTGACCAACAAATCCTTCATTTCGATATCAAACCCCAAAATATTCTGTTAGATCGTAACTTGAACCCAAAGATCTCTGATTTTGGTCTTGCCAAGTTATGCTCTAAAGAGAAAAGTGTTGTAACCATGACTGAAGCTAGAGGAACCATGGGTTATATTGCACCAGAAGTATTATCCAGCAATTTTGGAAAAGCGTCTCATAAATCTGATGTCTATAGCTTTGGAATGATGCTATTTGAAATGGTTGGAGGGAGGAAGAATTTTGATGCAAAAGCCAATACTAGCCAAATGAACTTTCCCGAGTGGATTCATCAACAGCTGAATCAAGGTGAGGTGTTAAAAATCAGGATTGAGGAAGATGATGATATCATAATTGTAAGGAAATTGGCCATTATAGGACTTTGGTGCATCCAATGGAATGCAACGGATCGACCTTCCATCAAAGTTGTTACTCAAATGGTAGAAGGAGATGGGAGCAATCTAACTATCCCTCCGCCTTTTACAGCAAGATACACCACCCACGTAGGAGCTGGACTGACGGAATGCCCTTCTAGAGAAGAGTGGAGTGAAATATCAGAACTAGAATGA